Proteins from a genomic interval of Paucidesulfovibrio longus DSM 6739:
- a CDS encoding co-chaperone GroES has translation MKLKPLNDNVLIKRVESEERTASGIIIPDAAKERPQRGTVLAVGPGKGEIKMTVKEGETVLFAKYAGTEFKVDGEELVMMRQDDILAIVE, from the coding sequence ATGAAGCTGAAACCCCTGAACGACAACGTTTTGATCAAGCGCGTCGAGTCCGAGGAACGCACCGCCTCGGGCATCATCATCCCCGATGCCGCCAAGGAGCGGCCCCAGCGCGGTACCGTGCTTGCCGTCGGTCCCGGCAAGGGCGAGATCAAGATGACCGTCAAGGAAGGCGAAACCGTTCTGTTCGCCAAGTATGCCGGAACCGAGTTCAAGGTGGATGGCGAAGAACTGGTGATGATGCGCCAGGACGACATTCTCGCCATCGTCGAGTAA